One stretch of Saccharopolyspora erythraea DNA includes these proteins:
- a CDS encoding multidrug effflux MFS transporter, with translation MNHATLDAESTPPRAEQATSAASGLERVRVIVVLGALVALGPLTIDMYLPALPAIGTDLLTTSAAVQLTLTGTLLGLGLGQLLVGPFSDAVGRRLPLILGTVLHIASSLLCIVAPNIAVLGLLRTLQGVGAAATMVVALAVVRDLYSGRAAATALSRLMLVMGAAPILAPTLGGAILLTGSWRGVFAALAVLGGILLLIAVFALDETLPPQRRLPGEVRPVLRAYRTLLTDGKFLVMALVAALGMSGLFSYVSGSSFVLQEQFGLDQQEFALVFGAGAVALIGASQLNVVLLNRWTERQIVLWSLAGATAFGVVLVAVTTTGTGGLLGFVVPLWFLLGAFGFVLPNAPALALSRHGETAGTAAALLGAGQFGLGALIAPLVGLLGNDGPAMALTMTGGSAVALLALGALVRHERRTGSVEAV, from the coding sequence ATGAATCACGCAACCCTGGACGCCGAGTCCACGCCACCCCGGGCGGAGCAGGCGACCTCCGCTGCGAGCGGGCTCGAACGGGTCCGGGTCATCGTCGTCCTGGGGGCGCTGGTCGCCCTCGGTCCGCTGACCATCGACATGTACCTGCCCGCGCTGCCCGCCATCGGCACCGACCTGCTCACCACGTCGGCGGCCGTCCAGCTCACCCTCACCGGGACGCTGCTCGGCCTGGGGCTCGGGCAGCTGCTCGTCGGCCCCTTCTCCGACGCGGTCGGCAGGCGGCTGCCGCTGATCCTGGGAACGGTGCTGCACATCGCGTCCTCGCTGCTCTGCATCGTGGCGCCCAACATCGCGGTCCTGGGGCTGCTGCGGACGCTGCAGGGGGTCGGCGCCGCCGCGACCATGGTCGTCGCGCTGGCGGTGGTCCGCGACCTGTACTCCGGGCGCGCCGCCGCCACCGCGCTCTCCCGCCTCATGCTCGTGATGGGTGCCGCGCCGATCCTGGCGCCCACGCTGGGCGGCGCGATCCTGCTCACCGGTTCCTGGCGCGGCGTGTTCGCGGCGCTGGCGGTGCTGGGCGGCATCCTGCTGCTGATCGCGGTGTTCGCCCTCGACGAGACGCTGCCGCCGCAACGGCGCCTGCCCGGCGAGGTGCGCCCGGTGCTGCGCGCCTACCGCACGCTGCTGACCGACGGCAAGTTCCTGGTCATGGCCCTGGTGGCCGCACTCGGCATGTCCGGGCTGTTCTCCTACGTGTCGGGCTCCTCGTTCGTGCTGCAGGAGCAGTTCGGGCTCGACCAGCAGGAGTTCGCGCTGGTCTTCGGCGCCGGGGCGGTGGCGCTCATCGGCGCCTCGCAGCTGAACGTGGTGCTGCTGAACCGGTGGACCGAACGCCAGATCGTGCTGTGGTCGCTTGCGGGGGCCACCGCCTTCGGCGTGGTCCTCGTCGCGGTGACCACCACCGGCACGGGTGGCCTGCTCGGCTTCGTCGTCCCGCTGTGGTTCCTGCTGGGTGCGTTCGGGTTCGTGCTGCCCAACGCGCCTGCGCTGGCGCTGTCCAGGCATGGCGAGACAGCGGGCACCGCGGCGGCGCTGCTGGGCGCAGGCCAGTTCGGGCTGGGGGCGCTGATCGCCCCGCTGGTGGGCCTGCTCGGCAACGACGGCCCGGCGATGGCGCTCACCATGACCGGCGGCTCCGCGGTCGCGCTGCTGGCCCTCGGCGCCTTGGTCCGCCACGAACGCCGCACGGGCTCCGTCGAAGCGGTGTGA
- a CDS encoding HNH endonuclease family protein, translating into MFRSSGRRRRAGALGVLVATTALSGLVAPPANATPPGIPSKATAQSELNALTVAGEGSMDGYSRDRFPHWSTVSGACNTRETVLKRDGTNVVVDGSCAATSGRWYSPYDGATWSAASDVDIDHVVPLAEAWRSGASSWTDSKRESFANDLSRPQLIAVTDNVNQAKGDQDPASWQPPVSSYDCTYSKMWIRVKHHWGLRLQSAEKSALQSMLNTCSS; encoded by the coding sequence GTGTTCCGCTCATCCGGACGACGCCGCCGGGCCGGTGCCCTCGGTGTACTCGTCGCCACCACCGCGTTGTCGGGGCTGGTCGCGCCGCCCGCGAACGCCACACCACCCGGCATCCCGAGCAAGGCCACCGCGCAGTCGGAGCTCAACGCGCTGACCGTCGCGGGCGAAGGCTCCATGGACGGCTACTCCCGGGACCGGTTCCCGCACTGGAGCACCGTCTCGGGCGCCTGCAACACCCGCGAGACCGTCCTCAAGCGCGACGGCACCAACGTCGTCGTCGACGGTTCGTGCGCGGCGACCTCCGGCCGCTGGTACAGCCCGTACGACGGGGCCACCTGGAGCGCGGCGTCGGATGTGGACATCGACCACGTGGTCCCGCTGGCCGAGGCGTGGCGTTCCGGCGCCTCCTCGTGGACCGACAGCAAGCGGGAGTCGTTCGCCAACGACCTCAGCCGTCCGCAGCTGATCGCGGTGACCGACAACGTCAACCAGGCCAAGGGCGACCAGGACCCCGCGTCCTGGCAGCCGCCCGTGAGCTCCTACGACTGCACCTACTCCAAGATGTGGATCAGGGTGAAGCACCACTGGGGCCTGCGGTTGCAGTCGGCGGAGAAGTCGGCGCTGCAGAGCATGCTCAACACCTGCTCGTCGTAG
- a CDS encoding ABC transporter ATP-binding protein, producing MNTTRPKPAVAAAGLRKTYGTRTVLDGVDLLVPQGGVFCLLGAAGAGKTTVVRLLSALSVPDCGEVRVAGHDVVREPASVRSAVGFCGLTELDGLLTVEENLLRTADVHRLGQDDGRSRAADLLERFDLVGVAGALAARCSRGERRRLELAMTVVGLPPVLLLDEPTAGLDPGDCHAVRRIIRQLADAGVTVFLATRSRAEAGALADRVAVLHGGRLVADGMPDIEADPRRGEIGATPVRGFGRDFFAGNTAVRCVVSRC from the coding sequence ATGAACACAACCAGGCCGAAACCGGCTGTCGCGGCGGCCGGTCTGCGCAAGACCTACGGCACGCGCACGGTGCTCGACGGCGTCGACCTGCTCGTCCCGCAGGGCGGTGTCTTCTGCCTGCTGGGGGCGGCCGGGGCGGGCAAGACGACCGTGGTGCGGCTCCTGTCCGCGCTGAGCGTTCCCGACTGCGGCGAGGTGCGCGTCGCCGGACACGACGTGGTGCGCGAGCCCGCTTCGGTGCGCTCGGCCGTCGGGTTCTGCGGGCTCACGGAGCTGGACGGACTGCTCACCGTCGAGGAGAACCTGCTGCGGACAGCGGACGTGCACCGGCTGGGCCAGGACGACGGCCGGAGCCGGGCGGCGGACCTGCTCGAACGGTTCGACCTGGTCGGCGTGGCCGGGGCACTCGCCGCCCGGTGCTCGCGAGGGGAGCGTCGCAGGCTCGAACTTGCCATGACCGTGGTGGGGTTGCCGCCGGTGCTGCTGCTGGACGAGCCGACCGCCGGCCTCGACCCCGGCGACTGCCATGCCGTCCGGCGGATCATTCGTCAGCTCGCCGACGCCGGGGTCACCGTCTTCCTCGCCACGCGGTCCCGCGCGGAGGCTGGTGCGCTGGCGGACCGGGTCGCGGTCCTGCACGGGGGCAGGCTGGTCGCAGACGGAATGCCGGACATCGAGGCTGATCCGCGCCGCGGGGAGATCGGGGCGACGCCGGTGCGCGGCTTCGGCCGCGACTTCTTCGCCGGGAACACAGCAGTCAGGTGCGTTGTGTCGAGGTGCTGA
- a CDS encoding DUF4097 family beta strand repeat-containing protein, with amino-acid sequence MPVFSTPEPISATVDIVLGTARIVASDRTDTVVEVRPSRAGNSADVKAAEQTRVEFSNGVLLVKAPKQYGFFTRAGSIDVVVELPAGSDLRAEAAAGKFQCEGRFGEGRIATASGDIRIEEGRTLRLETSSGDIAVERAVGHTKVTGAGDLRIREIDGTAEIKNIAGQTWVGDVSGDVRLSSAAGDIVVDRAGSGVRAKTASGDIRLGEVVRGSVTLETASGELEVGIGQGTAAWLDTTSMAGTVRNHMAESDGPGRSDETVEVRARTFHGDIVIRRAVAAD; translated from the coding sequence ATGCCTGTTTTCTCCACCCCGGAACCGATTTCGGCCACCGTCGACATCGTCCTCGGAACCGCCCGGATCGTCGCGAGCGACCGCACCGACACCGTCGTGGAGGTCCGCCCGAGCAGGGCGGGCAACAGCGCGGACGTCAAGGCCGCCGAGCAGACCCGAGTCGAGTTCTCCAACGGCGTGCTGCTCGTCAAGGCGCCGAAGCAGTACGGGTTCTTCACCAGGGCGGGATCGATCGACGTCGTCGTCGAGCTGCCCGCGGGGTCCGACCTGCGCGCCGAGGCCGCGGCCGGGAAGTTCCAGTGCGAGGGCCGCTTCGGCGAGGGCCGGATCGCGACCGCGTCCGGCGACATCCGCATCGAGGAGGGCCGGACGCTGCGGCTGGAGACCTCCAGCGGAGACATCGCGGTCGAGCGTGCGGTGGGCCACACCAAGGTCACCGGGGCGGGCGACCTGCGGATCCGCGAGATCGACGGCACCGCGGAGATCAAGAACATCGCCGGTCAGACCTGGGTCGGCGATGTCTCCGGCGACGTGCGCCTGAGCTCCGCCGCCGGAGACATCGTGGTCGACCGCGCGGGGTCCGGGGTGCGGGCCAAGACCGCGTCGGGTGACATCCGCCTCGGCGAGGTCGTGCGGGGCTCGGTGACGCTGGAAACGGCGTCCGGAGAGCTGGAGGTCGGCATCGGCCAGGGCACCGCCGCGTGGCTGGACACGACCTCCATGGCCGGCACCGTGCGCAACCACATGGCGGAGTCCGATGGCCCCGGCCGATCCGACGAGACCGTCGAAGTCCGGGCGCGCACCTTCCACGGCGACATCGTCATCCGCCGGGCCGTGGCGGCGGACTGA
- a CDS encoding toxin-antitoxin system HicB family antitoxin, with translation MDLTPFVDNLRRELAVAADAGGEEARALAERLTAPLESAARLTLLNALTAAAEEITRDLAPGSVDVRLRGLSPDFVVTAPGSDQPSGDEPDGPAAPGGPPSAEPGASPHAGTAAEDGPTSRINFRLPEQLKLRVEEAAAREGLSVNAWLTRAVATTLRGDEHASRSRKRDRWGGQRYTGWVR, from the coding sequence ATGGACTTGACGCCCTTCGTCGACAACCTCCGCCGGGAGCTGGCCGTCGCCGCCGACGCCGGCGGTGAGGAAGCCCGCGCGCTCGCCGAGCGGCTCACCGCGCCGCTGGAGTCCGCCGCGCGCCTGACGCTGCTCAACGCGCTCACCGCGGCGGCGGAGGAGATCACGCGCGACCTGGCACCGGGCTCGGTCGACGTCCGGCTGCGGGGCCTCAGCCCGGACTTCGTCGTGACCGCGCCGGGTTCCGATCAGCCATCCGGCGACGAGCCGGACGGTCCGGCGGCGCCCGGTGGCCCACCGTCGGCGGAGCCGGGAGCAAGCCCGCACGCCGGGACGGCCGCCGAGGACGGCCCCACGTCGCGCATCAACTTCCGCCTGCCCGAGCAGCTCAAGCTCCGCGTCGAGGAAGCCGCCGCACGGGAGGGTCTGTCGGTCAACGCGTGGCTCACCCGCGCCGTCGCCACCACGCTGCGGGGCGACGAACACGCAAGCCGCTCCAGGAAGCGCGACCGCTGGGGCGGGCAGCGCTACACCGGCTGGGTTCGCTGA
- a CDS encoding cupin domain-containing protein, with protein sequence MTSASEQIVRTLDLRPLNVCNGYFRETWRDDNATMIYWLLPREHHAGWHAAAHPEIFTHHSGDPLRITLLDPAEGEPRDHVIGPDIEAGQHPHFVVPGGVVQAARTLGDHSLTSVVVSPPFTPDIVSTPDVEDLCAQYPDHAERIRALA encoded by the coding sequence ATGACCTCGGCGTCCGAGCAGATCGTGCGGACCCTCGACCTGCGGCCGTTGAACGTGTGCAACGGCTACTTCCGCGAGACCTGGCGCGACGACAACGCCACGATGATCTACTGGCTGCTGCCCCGCGAGCACCACGCCGGATGGCACGCCGCCGCGCACCCGGAGATCTTCACCCACCACTCCGGCGACCCGCTTCGGATCACCCTGCTCGACCCCGCCGAGGGCGAGCCGCGCGACCACGTCATCGGGCCGGACATCGAAGCGGGCCAGCACCCGCACTTCGTGGTGCCCGGCGGCGTCGTGCAGGCCGCGCGCACGCTCGGGGACCACAGCCTCACCAGCGTCGTCGTGTCGCCACCGTTCACGCCCGACATCGTCTCGACGCCGGACGTCGAGGACCTCTGCGCGCAGTACCCCGACCACGCCGAACGCATCCGCGCGCTCGCCTGA
- a CDS encoding GGDEF domain-containing protein — protein MVLLLVEITVAGSGVLGWSGSIALNKLWEVAASVAALGAWTWSAIRHRGPQRRWRQWMSAAMACFLIGLVAWSWDQVVVAVPLPTATLGPAGFLLTPVIALLALVIHAYERGPGPRSPLGDPRNLAIKALDLVIIAGSVVLFVSVTLGTHLSQGWDASGPILTLLAAHPLAYLWLAAGTVALATLRRGARELPVLFIALAAVSYMVSSALFGHYVDTGAETVPPWLEAGFMACPVFFFLGALAPSTGRREQEGRAHRAVREVVQLAVPYLPLIATAVFIAAGLLAGLTLTRFQECVFVALMGLVILRQLATLLENNRLLRRAEYEALHDPLTGVANRTLFLHWLERSLADCRRPIVLAFCDLDDFKEVNDNFGHAAGDLVLTGAARRLTRCAGADDLVARLGGDEFAVVLHNVHEPLEEAGQRLLRALQEPYDVNGRPLVVSASVGMTYLSPDQPVAGTDTLMRWADSAMYVAKRRGKNTLAHTFEFREEHIR, from the coding sequence ATGGTGCTGCTGCTGGTCGAGATCACCGTCGCGGGCAGCGGCGTGCTCGGCTGGTCCGGCTCGATCGCGCTCAACAAGCTGTGGGAGGTCGCGGCCTCGGTCGCGGCGCTGGGGGCGTGGACCTGGTCGGCGATCCGCCACCGGGGACCGCAGCGTCGCTGGCGGCAGTGGATGAGCGCGGCCATGGCGTGCTTCCTGATCGGTCTGGTCGCCTGGAGCTGGGACCAGGTCGTCGTGGCGGTCCCGCTGCCCACCGCGACGCTCGGACCGGCCGGGTTCCTGCTGACACCGGTGATCGCGCTGCTGGCGCTGGTGATCCACGCCTACGAACGCGGACCCGGGCCGCGCTCGCCGCTGGGAGACCCCCGCAACCTCGCCATCAAGGCGCTGGACCTGGTGATCATCGCCGGTTCGGTGGTGCTGTTCGTCTCGGTCACGCTCGGCACGCACCTGTCGCAGGGCTGGGACGCCTCGGGGCCGATCCTGACGCTGCTGGCCGCGCACCCGCTGGCGTACCTGTGGCTGGCGGCGGGGACGGTGGCGCTGGCCACTCTCCGCCGCGGCGCGCGCGAACTGCCGGTGCTGTTCATCGCGCTCGCCGCGGTGTCCTACATGGTCTCCAGTGCGCTGTTCGGCCATTACGTCGACACCGGGGCGGAGACGGTCCCGCCGTGGCTGGAAGCGGGGTTCATGGCCTGCCCGGTGTTCTTCTTCCTGGGCGCGCTGGCACCGAGCACCGGACGCCGCGAACAGGAGGGCCGCGCGCACCGCGCCGTGCGCGAGGTCGTCCAGCTCGCGGTGCCCTACCTGCCGCTGATCGCCACCGCCGTGTTCATAGCCGCGGGCCTGCTGGCCGGGCTCACCCTCACCCGCTTCCAGGAGTGCGTGTTCGTGGCGCTGATGGGGCTGGTCATCCTGCGCCAGCTCGCGACGCTGCTGGAGAACAACCGCCTGCTGCGCAGAGCCGAGTACGAGGCGCTGCACGATCCGCTGACCGGGGTGGCCAACCGGACGCTGTTCCTGCACTGGCTCGAACGCAGCCTCGCCGACTGCCGCAGGCCGATCGTGCTCGCCTTCTGCGACCTCGACGACTTCAAGGAGGTCAACGACAACTTCGGGCACGCCGCCGGGGACCTGGTGCTGACCGGCGCGGCCCGGCGGCTCACCCGCTGCGCGGGGGCCGACGACCTGGTGGCGCGGCTGGGCGGAGACGAGTTCGCGGTGGTGCTGCACAACGTCCACGAGCCGCTGGAGGAGGCGGGGCAACGCCTGCTGCGAGCCCTGCAGGAACCCTACGACGTCAACGGGCGTCCGCTGGTGGTCAGCGCGAGTGTCGGCATGACCTACCTGAGTCCGGACCAGCCGGTCGCGGGCACCGACACCCTGATGCGCTGGGCCGACAGCGCCATGTACGTGGCCAAGCGGCGGGGCAAGAACACCCTCGCCCACACCTTCGAGTTCCGGGAGGAGCACATCCGATGA
- a CDS encoding thioesterase II family protein, which translates to MANLGPDGQSWFRRFHTAPQGAPRLVCFPHAGGSASSYLQLSKELSASLEVFAVQYPGRQDRRGEPGFASMTALAERIAEVIAPLLDRPFAFFGHSMGAIAAFEVARLLEATGGRTPRALFASGRRAPTTSRDESVHKRDDKGLIDEIRQLSGTDSRLFDDEEIVQMILPALRSDYTAIETYEYRPGPDVSCPIVALAGDADPRVSIEEAQQWKQHTADVFHLETFRGGHFYLNDQVAQVARTVTEHLGSAAGS; encoded by the coding sequence GTGGCGAATCTGGGTCCTGACGGGCAGAGCTGGTTCCGGCGTTTCCACACCGCCCCGCAGGGCGCGCCCCGGTTGGTGTGCTTCCCGCACGCGGGCGGCTCCGCCAGCTCCTACCTCCAGCTCTCCAAGGAGCTCTCCGCCTCGCTGGAGGTCTTCGCGGTGCAGTACCCGGGCAGGCAGGACCGCCGTGGCGAGCCCGGGTTCGCGAGCATGACCGCGCTGGCCGAGCGGATCGCCGAGGTCATCGCCCCGCTGCTGGACCGGCCGTTCGCGTTCTTCGGCCACAGCATGGGCGCCATCGCCGCGTTCGAGGTCGCCCGCCTGCTGGAGGCGACGGGAGGCCGCACGCCCCGCGCGCTGTTCGCGTCCGGCCGCAGGGCCCCGACGACCAGCCGGGACGAGTCGGTGCACAAGCGCGACGACAAGGGGCTGATCGACGAGATCAGGCAGCTGAGCGGGACCGACAGCAGGCTCTTCGACGACGAGGAGATCGTGCAGATGATCCTGCCCGCCCTGCGCAGCGACTACACCGCCATCGAGACCTACGAGTACCGGCCGGGCCCGGACGTGAGCTGCCCGATCGTCGCGCTGGCCGGGGACGCCGACCCCAGGGTGAGCATCGAGGAGGCCCAGCAGTGGAAGCAGCACACCGCTGACGTCTTCCACCTGGAGACCTTCCGCGGCGGGCACTTCTACCTCAACGACCAGGTGGCGCAGGTGGCGCGGACGGTCACCGAGCACCTCGGGTCCGCCGCGGGCAGCTGA
- a CDS encoding sugar phosphate isomerase/epimerase family protein, translated as MPAPKLSAQLYSLRDRLAADRDATLRRLADIGFGHVEPFGLGAPDRTRSERSASARSLKSALDAAGLAVSAVHAALPRDVSELAEECAILGTATAFVPHPRLVDGFDEDTFADPGRVDAFADVLGTAAEALTPHGVRLGYHNHWFEWARLPDGTTGHDRFWSRAGERLAAEVDLYWAATGGAEPAAVLANLGDRVLAVHLKDGPAEPGAPQTPLGSGAVDILAVLREHGGIGWHVAEIDTTELDPFALLEANATTLVEAGLSCW; from the coding sequence ATGCCCGCCCCCAAGCTCTCCGCTCAGCTCTACAGCCTGCGCGACCGGTTGGCCGCCGACCGCGACGCGACGCTGCGGCGCCTGGCCGACATCGGTTTCGGGCACGTCGAGCCGTTCGGCCTCGGTGCGCCGGACCGCACGCGCTCCGAGCGTTCGGCGTCGGCGCGCTCCCTGAAGTCGGCTCTCGACGCGGCGGGGCTGGCGGTCTCCGCGGTCCACGCCGCTCTGCCGCGCGATGTATCCGAACTGGCGGAGGAGTGCGCGATCCTCGGCACCGCGACCGCGTTCGTCCCGCATCCGCGCCTGGTGGACGGCTTCGACGAGGACACCTTTGCCGACCCAGGACGCGTCGACGCCTTCGCCGACGTGCTCGGCACCGCGGCCGAGGCCCTCACGCCGCACGGCGTGCGGCTCGGCTACCACAACCACTGGTTCGAGTGGGCCCGGTTGCCTGACGGCACGACCGGCCACGACCGTTTCTGGTCCAGGGCAGGCGAGCGGCTCGCCGCCGAGGTGGACCTCTACTGGGCTGCCACCGGGGGAGCCGAGCCGGCTGCGGTGCTGGCCAACCTCGGCGACCGCGTGCTCGCCGTGCACCTCAAGGACGGTCCCGCCGAACCCGGGGCACCGCAGACACCGCTCGGCAGCGGTGCCGTCGACATCCTCGCCGTGCTGCGTGAGCACGGCGGGATCGGTTGGCACGTGGCCGAGATCGACACCACCGAGCTGGACCCGTTCGCCCTGCTCGAGGCCAACGCCACAACGCTGGTGGAGGCCGGGCTGTCGTGCTGGTGA